A genomic window from Candidatus Andeanibacterium colombiense includes:
- a CDS encoding thioredoxin domain-containing protein has product MKGVFRIAAAIAAIWVSLGAMPASAAPAWLATVTATPEGHRLGNPDAKVKLIAYESYTCPHCANFEKEAAAAMRLGYIQPGKMSLEVRHYPRDPVDLTAAVLTECVPPNRFFDAHRAFYVNYDKWIPLLSKATAAQRARWSVADRAAARRSIANDFGFYDLMASVGLSRVQADKCLNNAALADKIANLRKDTDTKYPDFAGTPTFVLNGLMLSWTASWDALRPQIEARL; this is encoded by the coding sequence ATGAAGGGCGTGTTTCGTATCGCGGCGGCCATCGCCGCCATCTGGGTTTCGCTCGGCGCCATGCCAGCATCGGCCGCGCCGGCCTGGCTGGCGACCGTCACCGCGACGCCCGAGGGCCACCGGCTCGGCAACCCCGACGCCAAGGTCAAGCTGATCGCCTATGAGAGCTATACCTGCCCGCATTGCGCCAATTTCGAGAAGGAAGCGGCCGCGGCGATGCGGCTCGGCTATATCCAGCCGGGCAAGATGAGCCTCGAAGTGCGGCACTACCCGCGCGATCCGGTCGATCTGACCGCCGCGGTGCTGACCGAATGCGTACCACCGAACCGCTTTTTCGACGCCCACCGCGCATTCTATGTCAATTACGACAAGTGGATCCCGCTGCTGAGCAAGGCGACCGCTGCGCAGCGCGCGCGCTGGTCCGTGGCCGACCGTGCCGCCGCGCGCCGCAGTATCGCCAACGATTTCGGCTTCTACGATCTGATGGCCAGCGTCGGGCTCAGCCGCGTGCAGGCGGACAAATGCCTGAACAACGCGGCCCTGGCCGACAAGATCGCGAACCTGCGCAAGGATACGGATACGAAATATCCTGACTTCGCCGGCACCCCCACCTTCGTCCTGAACGGGCTTATGCTGTCATGGACCGCATCGTGGGACGCGCTGCGCCCGCAGATCGAGGCGCGCCTTTAA
- a CDS encoding DUF721 domain-containing protein, translated as MARHTMERDREKPAKKPAARRYERPRGGQARAIADLMPDIGRSAFRRFGFIQSSVVTRWPEIVGPRHARNCAPESIRFPPGEKSGGILQLVVTPAHAPLIQHVIPEIIERVNRFFGYNAVARVKLRQGEVKAPAGKPPAGGSAAAPVLKPIPMELGDSLRDIGDPELRTVLESLARSLGRKQEGDA; from the coding sequence ATGGCCCGTCACACGATGGAACGGGATCGAGAAAAGCCGGCCAAAAAGCCCGCTGCCAGGCGCTACGAGCGCCCGCGCGGCGGCCAGGCGCGCGCGATCGCCGATCTGATGCCCGATATCGGGCGCAGCGCATTCCGCCGCTTCGGCTTCATCCAGTCCTCGGTCGTGACCCGCTGGCCCGAGATCGTGGGCCCGCGCCATGCGCGGAATTGCGCGCCCGAATCGATCCGCTTCCCCCCCGGCGAGAAGAGCGGCGGGATCTTGCAGCTGGTGGTAACACCCGCGCATGCGCCGTTGATCCAGCACGTTATTCCCGAGATTATCGAGCGGGTGAACCGCTTCTTCGGCTATAATGCGGTCGCCCGGGTGAAATTGCGGCAAGGCGAGGTTAAGGCACCCGCTGGCAAGCCGCCGGCCGGCGGTTCCGCCGCCGCGCCGGTGCTCAAGCCGATCCCGATGGAACTGGGCGACAGCCTGCGCGATATCGGCGATCCGGAACTGCGCACGGTGCTGGAATCGCTCGCCCGCAGTCTGGGCAGGAAACAGGAAGGGGACGCATGA
- a CDS encoding thioredoxin domain-containing protein, whose protein sequence is MPKDTLIALRRLFALALALPFALALASCGGDKAADESTDLPKGEPIAAIAPPAGQQWGDIASETPDGGFVIGNPNAPLKLVEYASHTCSHCAEFSVKGSGALRDKYVASGVVSYEIRNLIRDPIDLTIATLARCNGPAAFHPLADQAWANLAALFDTVNKNTAEYKAAMDKTGAARFQGLAQAAGLFDFFAARGLSKDQAMTCLADTKKITAIVEKSDKDSNDKQLTGTPTFFLNGKRFEGTTWEVVEPILQNAGAR, encoded by the coding sequence ATGCCGAAAGACACCTTGATCGCGCTGCGCCGCCTGTTTGCGCTCGCATTGGCCCTGCCCTTCGCGCTGGCGCTCGCGTCCTGCGGCGGCGACAAGGCCGCCGACGAGAGCACCGATTTGCCCAAGGGCGAACCGATCGCGGCGATCGCGCCGCCCGCTGGCCAGCAGTGGGGCGATATCGCTTCCGAAACGCCCGACGGCGGCTTTGTGATCGGCAACCCGAACGCGCCGCTCAAGCTGGTCGAATATGCGTCGCACACCTGTTCGCACTGCGCCGAATTCTCGGTCAAGGGCAGCGGCGCGCTGCGCGACAAATACGTCGCCTCGGGTGTGGTCAGCTACGAGATCCGCAACCTCATCCGCGATCCGATCGACCTGACCATCGCGACCCTCGCCCGCTGCAACGGCCCGGCCGCGTTCCACCCGCTGGCCGACCAGGCGTGGGCCAACCTCGCGGCCTTGTTCGACACGGTGAACAAGAACACGGCCGAATATAAGGCGGCAATGGACAAGACTGGCGCCGCGCGCTTCCAGGGGCTTGCCCAGGCGGCCGGCCTGTTCGATTTCTTCGCCGCGCGCGGGCTCAGCAAGGATCAGGCGATGACCTGCCTCGCCGATACCAAGAAGATCACCGCGATCGTCGAGAAGTCCGACAAGGATTCGAACGACAAGCAACTGACCGGCACCCCGACGTTCTTCCTCAACGGGAAGCGCTTCGAAGGGACGACCTGGGAAGTGGTCGAGCCGATCCTGCAGAACGCCGGCGCGCGCTAA